A window of the Cannabis sativa cultivar Pink pepper isolate KNU-18-1 chromosome X, ASM2916894v1, whole genome shotgun sequence genome harbors these coding sequences:
- the LOC115707023 gene encoding NDR1/HIN1-like protein 13, whose translation MADRVHPSSKPTATAATTTAPPPQPQAAINNPTAAKPAQLRQQPYRPQPQYRNRHNHRRRSNRNICCCCCFWTILLLLLLGLLAAIAAAAVYVLYHPNRPQFTVDSLRITKLNLTTSPDTSSSHLTTLFNITISSENPNNHLTFFYDAFTVTASATRGGDIQIGNGTIPAFISDKKNETSFRTIVAASQDLDTDSTAAIRSDLKKRNGLGLKIQMDTNVKVKMESLKSSKKVGIRVTCEGIKGVVAPPKGKKSSPVIASVSGAKCKVDLRIKIWKFTF comes from the coding sequence ATGGCAGACAGAGTCCACCCTTCTTCCAAACCCACCGCCACCGCCGCCACCACAACAGCACCACCACCACAACCACAAGCAGCAATTAACAATCCGACAGCAGCGAAACCTGCTCAGCTCCGACAACAACCGTACCGACCACAACCACAGTACCGAAACCGTCACAACCACCGCCGTCGTAGCAACCGCAACATCTGCTGCTGCTGTTGTTTCTGGACGATTCTCTTACTCCTCTTACTCGGCTTACTCGCCGCCATAGCTGCCGCTGCCGTCTACGTACTATACCACCCGAACAGACCTCAATTCACCGTCGATTCACTCCGCATTACTAAGCTCAATCTCACAACTTCTCCAGACACTTCTTCATCTCACCTCACTACTCTTTTCAACATAACGATCTCATCAGAAAACCCTAACAACCACCTCACCTTCTTCTACGACGCTTTCACCGTCACCGCCTCTGCCACCAGAGGCGGAGACATCCAAATCGGTAACGGAACCATCCCTGCCTTCATCAGCGACAAGAAGAACGAGACGAGTTTCCGTACGATCGTTGCAGCTTCGCAGGATCTGGATACGGATTCAACGGCTGCGATTAGATCTGATCTGAAGAAGAGGAACGGTCTTGGTTTGAAGATTCAGATGGATACGAATGTGAAAGTGAAGATGGAGAGCTTGAAGAGTAGTAAGAAGGTTGGAATTAGGGTTACGTGTGAAGGAATCAAAGGTGTGGTGGCGCCGCCGAAAGGTAAGAAATCTTCGCCGGTGATTGCGTCAGTTTCCGGCGCCAAATGTAAGGTTGATCTTCGAATCAAGATCTGGAAATTTACATTTTga